A single Leptidea sinapis chromosome 2, ilLepSina1.1, whole genome shotgun sequence DNA region contains:
- the LOC126973780 gene encoding exopolyphosphatase PRUNE1, whose protein sequence is SLQKSKNFDNLTLVIGNESCDLDSAVSSLVYATFLHWQHQIMKCKVCTRNKRDNATYKDDLFLPVLDVPRNDYNLKTEVVFSFKEFGISESNLLFMNRKFERLIASRSDISSLTPDQILRKDLKIIGNIMVPAFPILVQVGYDGRSKKNLKK, encoded by the exons TCTTTGCAGAAATCCAAAAACTTCGATAACCTTACTTTGGTGATTGGCAATGAAAGTTGTGATTTGGATTCTGCCGTAAGTTCCCTAGTTTATGCGACATTTCTACACTGGCAACACCAAATTATGAAATGCAAAGTTTGCACCAGAAATAAAAGGGATAACGCCACTTATAAAGATGATTTATTTTTGCCAGTTCTCGACGTGCCCCGCAATGATTACAATTTGAAAACGGAAGTTGTATTTAGCTTCAAAGAATTCGGGATAAGCGAATCAAATTTGCTGTTTAT GAACAGAAAGTTTGAGCGATTGATAGCTTCCAGGAGTGACATATCTTCACTCACACCTGATCAGATCCTGCGAaaagatttgaaaattattgGAAACATTATGGTCCCGGCCTTTCCCATCTTAGTTCAGGTTGGTTACGACGGTcgttcaaagaaaaatttaaagaaataa